In Oncorhynchus clarkii lewisi isolate Uvic-CL-2024 chromosome 16, UVic_Ocla_1.0, whole genome shotgun sequence, one genomic interval encodes:
- the LOC139368748 gene encoding kinesin heavy chain-like isoform X5 → MADVTSECNIKVLCRFRPLNQSEILRGDQFIPTFQGDDSVNVGGRSYVFDRVFPTNTTQEQVYNACAKQIVKDVLGGYNGTIFAYGQTASGKTHTMEGKLHDPNQMGIIPRIAEDIFNHIFGMDENLEFHIKVSYFEVYMDKIRDLLDVTKTNLAVHEDKNKIPYVKGCTERFVSSPDEVMDVIDEGKNNRHVAVTNMNEHSSRSHSIFLINIKQEHTETEQKLCGKLYLVDLAGSEKVSKTGAAGAVLDEAKNINKSLSALGNVISALAEGTKTHVPYRDSKMTRILQDSLGGNCRTTMFICCSPSSYNDAETKSTLMFGQRAKTIRNTASVNLELTADQWKRKYEKEKEKNKTMKETTQRLEAELNRWRNGENVPEMERTTADVVRLESVEERSPVLILDNDTSSIVVRISEEERQKYEEEIRKLYKQLDDKDDEINLQCQLVEKLKEQMLDQDELLASSRGDGDKVQAELGRLQVESSCAKTEVKEVLQALEELAINYDQKSQEVEEKGLQNQLLADQLAQKMASLMELEAELSHMQEVSGQQRKRIADVLNGLMRDLSEFSTIVGNGEIKLPVEISGAIEEEFTVARLYISKIKSEVKSMVKRCRQLENLQLECHRKMEETGRELSSCQLLISQHEAKIRSLTEYMQSVELKKRMLEESHDSLSEELAKLQDQDNSLLEEKDGEKGETEEGNVKKVPRQQGEESHRGLHHMQMARLRDEINEKQRIIDDLTDHNQKLQIELAQVLADFDRLKSVDSSKSERLEELSFLHERHEQTKQDLKGLEETVARELQTLHNLRKLFVQDLTSRVKKSTEMEPDDSGGSCTQKQKISFLENNLDQLTKVHKQLVRDNADLRCELPKLEKRLRSTAERVKALETALRDAKEGAMIDRRRYQQEVDRIKDAMRTKNTLRRPHAAQIAKPVRPKQLPVCSPTNPFYTHVSEPANTYCNALFQSAITEQTTVPNSQLSSVQTNIVSTGLCNRAVNPTDMLESYPLNIDRDNGNTVDINDNRSDGHCGSEVEDPGRLYIIQQETAAS, encoded by the exons ATGGCCGATGTAACCTCAGAATGTAATATCAAAGTTTTGTGTCGCTTTCGCCCCCTGAATCAATCGGAGATTCTGCGTGGGGATCAATTTATCCCTACATTTCAAGGAGATGACAGTGTCAACGTTGGG GGGCGGTCCTATGTGTTCGACCGGGTTTTTCCCACCAACACCACTCAGGAGCAGGTCTACAATGCCTGTGCTAAGCAAATTGTCAAGG ATGTGCTGGGTGGATACAACGGCACTATTTTCGCATATGGACAGACTGCCTCTGGGAAGACTcacaccatggag GGAAAACTGCATGACCCCAATCAGATGGGCATCATCCCCAGGATTGCAGAGGACATCTTCAACCATATCTTTGGCATGGATGAGAACCTGGAGTTCCACATCAAG GTTTCATATTTTGAAGTCTATATGGACAAAATTCGTGATCTCCTGGATG TGACCAAGACTAACCTGGCTGTTCATGAGGATAAGAACAAGATCCCATATGTAAAG GGTTGCACTGAGCGCTTTGTGTCCAGCCCTGATGAGGTCATGGATGTCATTGACGAGGGGAAAAACAACCGCCATGTTGCCGTGACCA acatGAATGAGCACAGCTCTCGCAGTCACAGCATCTTCCTGATCAACATCAAGCAAGAGCATACGGAGACAGAGCAGAAGCTGTGTGGGAAACTCTATCTGGTGGACTTGGCTGGTAGTGAGAAG gtcagcAAAACCGGTGCTGCGGGCGCCGTCCTTGATGAGGCCAAAAACATCAATAAGTCCCTGTCCGCTCTGGGCAACGTGATATCTGCTCTGGCCGAAGGGACG AAAACTCACGTGCCATACCGTGACAGCAAGATGACCCGTATTCTGCAGGACTCTCTGGGGGGAAACTGTAGGACCACCATGTTCATCTGCTGCTCCCCCTCCAGCTACAACGATGCCGAAACCAAATCCACCCTGATGTTCGGACAACG TGCTAAGACCATCAGGAACACGGCGTCCGTCAACCTGGAGCTTACGGCCGATCAGTGGAAGAGGAAGTacgagaaggagaaggagaagaacaaGACCATGAAGGAGACCACCCAGAGGCTGGAGGCTGAGCTCAACCGCTGGAGGAACG GGGAGAACGTTCCTGAGATGGAGAGGACCACTGCTGACGTGGTGCGTCTGGAGTCGGTGGAGGAGCGGAGCCCCGTGTTGATCCTGGACAACGACACCTCCTCCATCGTGGTGCGTATCTCCGAGGAGGAGCGTCAGAAATACGAGGAGGAGATCCGCAAGCTCTACAAGCAGTTGGACGACAAG GATGATGAGATCAATCTGCAGTGTCAGTTGGTTGAGAAACTGAAGGAGCAGATGCTGGATCAGGATGAG ctgctgGCATCTTCTCGTGGGGATGGGGACAAGGTGCAGGCAGAGCTGGGTCGTCTGCAGGTGGAGAGCAGCTGTGCCAAGACAGAGGTGAAGGAGGTGCTGCAGGCCCTGGAGGAGCTGGCCATCAACTATGACCAGAAGAgccaggaggtggaggagaagggcctGCAGAACCAGCTGCTGGCCGACCAGTTGGCCCAGAAGATG GCCAGTCTGATGGAGCTGGAGGCGGAGCTATCCCACATGCAGGAAGTGAGTGGTCAGCAGAGGAAGCGCATCGCTGACGTCCTCAACGGCCTGATGAGGGACCTAAGTGAGTTCAGCACCATCGTGGGCAACGGGGAGATCAAGCTG ccGGTGGAGATCAGCGGGGCGATCGAGGAGGAGTTCACGGTGGCCCGTCTCTACATCAGTAAGATCAAGTCGGAGGTCAAGTCCATGGTGAAGCGCTGTCGCCAGCTGGAGAACCTGCAGCTGGAGTGTCATCGCAAAATGGAGGAGACAGGCCGCGAGCTCTCCTCCTGCCAGCTCCTCATCTCACAG CATGAAGCCAAGATCCGGTCTTTGACAGAGTACATGCAGAGTGTAGAGCTTAAGAAGAGGATGCTGGAGGAGAGCCACGACTCCCTCAGCGAGGAGCTGGCCAAGCTGCAGGACCAAG ATAACTCTCTGCTtgaagagaaggatggagagaagggTGAGACTGAGGAGGGTAACGTCAAG AAGGTTCCTCGGCAGCAGGGGGAGGAGTCTCACCGTGGTCTGCACCACATGCAGATGGCCCGTCTCCGGGATGAGATCAACGAGAAGCAGAGGATCATCGATGACCTCACTGA tcataACCAGAAGCTGCAGATTGAGTTGGCTCAGGTGCTTGCCGACTTTGACCGTCTGAAGAGCGTGGACAGCAGCAAGAGCGAGCGGCTGGAGGAGCTGTC ATTTCTACATGAGCGCCATGAGCAGACCAAGCAGGATCTCAAAGGGCTGGAGGAGACTGTC GCCCGGGAGCTCCAGACCCTCCACAACCTGCGCAAGCTGTTCGTTCAAGACCTCACGTCGCGGGTTAAAAAa AGTACCGAAATGGAACCTGATGATAGTGGGGGGTCTTGCACCCAGAAACAGAAGATTTCCTTTCTTGAGAATAACCTGGACCAGCTTACAAAGGTTCACAAACAG CTGGTTCGTGACAATGCAGATCTGCGCTGTGAGCTTCCAAAGTTGGAGAAACGTCTTCGGTCTACTGCTGAGAGAGTTAAGGCCCTGGAGACGGCACTGAGGGACGCCAAGGAGGGCGCCATGATCGACAGGCGTCGCTACCAGCAGGAAGTGGACCGCATCAAAGACGCCATGAGAACCAAGAACACTCTGAGACGCCCCCATGCAGCACAGATCG CCAAACCAGTGCGCCCGAAGCAGCTGCCAGTGTGCTCTCCTACCAACCCTTTCTACACACATGTCAGTGAGCCGGCCAACACCTACTGTAATGCCCTGTTCCAGAGTGCCATCACAGAACAGACCACCGTACCTAACTCTCAGCTCAGCTCCGTCCAGACAAACAT AGTGTCCACAGGACTGTGCAACAGAGCAGTCAACCCCACAGACATGCTCGAGTCTTACCCACTCAACATAGACAGGGATAACG GAAACACCGTAGACATCAATGACAACAG GAGTGATGGACACTGTGGCAGTGAGGTGGAGGACCCAGGCAGACTGTACATCATTCAGCAGGAGACTGCTGCAAGTTAA
- the LOC139368748 gene encoding kinesin heavy chain-like isoform X4: MADVTSECNIKVLCRFRPLNQSEILRGDQFIPTFQGDDSVNVGGRSYVFDRVFPTNTTQEQVYNACAKQIVKDVLGGYNGTIFAYGQTASGKTHTMEGKLHDPNQMGIIPRIAEDIFNHIFGMDENLEFHIKVSYFEVYMDKIRDLLDVTKTNLAVHEDKNKIPYVKGCTERFVSSPDEVMDVIDEGKNNRHVAVTNMNEHSSRSHSIFLINIKQEHTETEQKLCGKLYLVDLAGSEKVSKTGAAGAVLDEAKNINKSLSALGNVISALAEGTKTHVPYRDSKMTRILQDSLGGNCRTTMFICCSPSSYNDAETKSTLMFGQRAKTIRNTASVNLELTADQWKRKYEKEKEKNKTMKETTQRLEAELNRWRNGENVPEMERTTADVVRLESVEERSPVLILDNDTSSIVVRISEEERQKYEEEIRKLYKQLDDKDDEINLQCQLVEKLKEQMLDQDELLASSRGDGDKVQAELGRLQVESSCAKTEVKEVLQALEELAINYDQKSQEVEEKGLQNQLLADQLAQKMASLMELEAELSHMQEVSGQQRKRIADVLNGLMRDLSEFSTIVGNGEIKLPVEISGAIEEEFTVARLYISKIKSEVKSMVKRCRQLENLQLECHRKMEETGRELSSCQLLISQHEAKIRSLTEYMQSVELKKRMLEESHDSLSEELAKLQDQDNSLLEEKDGEKGETEEGNVKKVPRQQGEESHRGLHHMQMARLRDEINEKQRIIDDLTDHNQKLQIELAQVLADFDRLKSVDSSKSERLEELSFLHERHEQTKQDLKGLEETVARELQTLHNLRKLFVQDLTSRVKKSTEMEPDDSGGSCTQKQKISFLENNLDQLTKVHKQLVRDNADLRCELPKLEKRLRSTAERVKALETALRDAKEGAMIDRRRYQQEVDRIKDAMRTKNTLRRPHAAQIAKPVRPKQLPVCSPTNPFYTHVSEPANTYCNALFQSAITEQTTVPNSQLSSVQTNIRVSTGLCNRAVNPTDMLESYPLNIDRDNGNTVDINDNRSDGHCGSEVEDPGRLYIIQQETAAS; encoded by the exons ATGGCCGATGTAACCTCAGAATGTAATATCAAAGTTTTGTGTCGCTTTCGCCCCCTGAATCAATCGGAGATTCTGCGTGGGGATCAATTTATCCCTACATTTCAAGGAGATGACAGTGTCAACGTTGGG GGGCGGTCCTATGTGTTCGACCGGGTTTTTCCCACCAACACCACTCAGGAGCAGGTCTACAATGCCTGTGCTAAGCAAATTGTCAAGG ATGTGCTGGGTGGATACAACGGCACTATTTTCGCATATGGACAGACTGCCTCTGGGAAGACTcacaccatggag GGAAAACTGCATGACCCCAATCAGATGGGCATCATCCCCAGGATTGCAGAGGACATCTTCAACCATATCTTTGGCATGGATGAGAACCTGGAGTTCCACATCAAG GTTTCATATTTTGAAGTCTATATGGACAAAATTCGTGATCTCCTGGATG TGACCAAGACTAACCTGGCTGTTCATGAGGATAAGAACAAGATCCCATATGTAAAG GGTTGCACTGAGCGCTTTGTGTCCAGCCCTGATGAGGTCATGGATGTCATTGACGAGGGGAAAAACAACCGCCATGTTGCCGTGACCA acatGAATGAGCACAGCTCTCGCAGTCACAGCATCTTCCTGATCAACATCAAGCAAGAGCATACGGAGACAGAGCAGAAGCTGTGTGGGAAACTCTATCTGGTGGACTTGGCTGGTAGTGAGAAG gtcagcAAAACCGGTGCTGCGGGCGCCGTCCTTGATGAGGCCAAAAACATCAATAAGTCCCTGTCCGCTCTGGGCAACGTGATATCTGCTCTGGCCGAAGGGACG AAAACTCACGTGCCATACCGTGACAGCAAGATGACCCGTATTCTGCAGGACTCTCTGGGGGGAAACTGTAGGACCACCATGTTCATCTGCTGCTCCCCCTCCAGCTACAACGATGCCGAAACCAAATCCACCCTGATGTTCGGACAACG TGCTAAGACCATCAGGAACACGGCGTCCGTCAACCTGGAGCTTACGGCCGATCAGTGGAAGAGGAAGTacgagaaggagaaggagaagaacaaGACCATGAAGGAGACCACCCAGAGGCTGGAGGCTGAGCTCAACCGCTGGAGGAACG GGGAGAACGTTCCTGAGATGGAGAGGACCACTGCTGACGTGGTGCGTCTGGAGTCGGTGGAGGAGCGGAGCCCCGTGTTGATCCTGGACAACGACACCTCCTCCATCGTGGTGCGTATCTCCGAGGAGGAGCGTCAGAAATACGAGGAGGAGATCCGCAAGCTCTACAAGCAGTTGGACGACAAG GATGATGAGATCAATCTGCAGTGTCAGTTGGTTGAGAAACTGAAGGAGCAGATGCTGGATCAGGATGAG ctgctgGCATCTTCTCGTGGGGATGGGGACAAGGTGCAGGCAGAGCTGGGTCGTCTGCAGGTGGAGAGCAGCTGTGCCAAGACAGAGGTGAAGGAGGTGCTGCAGGCCCTGGAGGAGCTGGCCATCAACTATGACCAGAAGAgccaggaggtggaggagaagggcctGCAGAACCAGCTGCTGGCCGACCAGTTGGCCCAGAAGATG GCCAGTCTGATGGAGCTGGAGGCGGAGCTATCCCACATGCAGGAAGTGAGTGGTCAGCAGAGGAAGCGCATCGCTGACGTCCTCAACGGCCTGATGAGGGACCTAAGTGAGTTCAGCACCATCGTGGGCAACGGGGAGATCAAGCTG ccGGTGGAGATCAGCGGGGCGATCGAGGAGGAGTTCACGGTGGCCCGTCTCTACATCAGTAAGATCAAGTCGGAGGTCAAGTCCATGGTGAAGCGCTGTCGCCAGCTGGAGAACCTGCAGCTGGAGTGTCATCGCAAAATGGAGGAGACAGGCCGCGAGCTCTCCTCCTGCCAGCTCCTCATCTCACAG CATGAAGCCAAGATCCGGTCTTTGACAGAGTACATGCAGAGTGTAGAGCTTAAGAAGAGGATGCTGGAGGAGAGCCACGACTCCCTCAGCGAGGAGCTGGCCAAGCTGCAGGACCAAG ATAACTCTCTGCTtgaagagaaggatggagagaagggTGAGACTGAGGAGGGTAACGTCAAG AAGGTTCCTCGGCAGCAGGGGGAGGAGTCTCACCGTGGTCTGCACCACATGCAGATGGCCCGTCTCCGGGATGAGATCAACGAGAAGCAGAGGATCATCGATGACCTCACTGA tcataACCAGAAGCTGCAGATTGAGTTGGCTCAGGTGCTTGCCGACTTTGACCGTCTGAAGAGCGTGGACAGCAGCAAGAGCGAGCGGCTGGAGGAGCTGTC ATTTCTACATGAGCGCCATGAGCAGACCAAGCAGGATCTCAAAGGGCTGGAGGAGACTGTC GCCCGGGAGCTCCAGACCCTCCACAACCTGCGCAAGCTGTTCGTTCAAGACCTCACGTCGCGGGTTAAAAAa AGTACCGAAATGGAACCTGATGATAGTGGGGGGTCTTGCACCCAGAAACAGAAGATTTCCTTTCTTGAGAATAACCTGGACCAGCTTACAAAGGTTCACAAACAG CTGGTTCGTGACAATGCAGATCTGCGCTGTGAGCTTCCAAAGTTGGAGAAACGTCTTCGGTCTACTGCTGAGAGAGTTAAGGCCCTGGAGACGGCACTGAGGGACGCCAAGGAGGGCGCCATGATCGACAGGCGTCGCTACCAGCAGGAAGTGGACCGCATCAAAGACGCCATGAGAACCAAGAACACTCTGAGACGCCCCCATGCAGCACAGATCG CCAAACCAGTGCGCCCGAAGCAGCTGCCAGTGTGCTCTCCTACCAACCCTTTCTACACACATGTCAGTGAGCCGGCCAACACCTACTGTAATGCCCTGTTCCAGAGTGCCATCACAGAACAGACCACCGTACCTAACTCTCAGCTCAGCTCCGTCCAGACAAACAT CAGAGTGTCCACAGGACTGTGCAACAGAGCAGTCAACCCCACAGACATGCTCGAGTCTTACCCACTCAACATAGACAGGGATAACG GAAACACCGTAGACATCAATGACAACAG GAGTGATGGACACTGTGGCAGTGAGGTGGAGGACCCAGGCAGACTGTACATCATTCAGCAGGAGACTGCTGCAAGTTAA
- the LOC139368748 gene encoding kinesin heavy chain-like isoform X1, whose translation MADVTSECNIKVLCRFRPLNQSEILRGDQFIPTFQGDDSVNVGGRSYVFDRVFPTNTTQEQVYNACAKQIVKDVLGGYNGTIFAYGQTASGKTHTMEGKLHDPNQMGIIPRIAEDIFNHIFGMDENLEFHIKVSYFEVYMDKIRDLLDVTKTNLAVHEDKNKIPYVKGCTERFVSSPDEVMDVIDEGKNNRHVAVTNMNEHSSRSHSIFLINIKQEHTETEQKLCGKLYLVDLAGSEKVSKTGAAGAVLDEAKNINKSLSALGNVISALAEGTKTHVPYRDSKMTRILQDSLGGNCRTTMFICCSPSSYNDAETKSTLMFGQRAKTIRNTASVNLELTADQWKRKYEKEKEKNKTMKETTQRLEAELNRWRNGENVPEMERTTADVVRLESVEERSPVLILDNDTSSIVVRISEEERQKYEEEIRKLYKQLDDKDDEINLQCQLVEKLKEQMLDQDELLASSRGDGDKVQAELGRLQVESSCAKTEVKEVLQALEELAINYDQKSQEVEEKGLQNQLLADQLAQKMASLMELEAELSHMQEVSGQQRKRIADVLNGLMRDLSEFSTIVGNGEIKLPVEISGAIEEEFTVARLYISKIKSEVKSMVKRCRQLENLQLECHRKMEETGRELSSCQLLISQHEAKIRSLTEYMQSVELKKRMLEESHDSLSEELAKLQDQDNSLLEEKDGEKGETEEGNVKKVPRQQGEESHRGLHHMQMARLRDEINEKQRIIDDLTDHNQKLQIELAQVLADFDRLKSVDSSKSERLEELSFLHERHEQTKQDLKGLEETVARELQTLHNLRKLFVQDLTSRVKKSTEMEPDDSGGSCTQKQKISFLENNLDQLTKVHKQMMECYGQLVRDNADLRCELPKLEKRLRSTAERVKALETALRDAKEGAMIDRRRYQQEVDRIKDAMRTKNTLRRPHAAQIAKPVRPKQLPVCSPTNPFYTHVSEPANTYCNALFQSAITEQTTVPNSQLSSVQTNIRVSTGLCNRAVNPTDMLESYPLNIDRDNGNTVDINDNRSDGHCGSEVEDPGRLYIIQQETAAS comes from the exons ATGGCCGATGTAACCTCAGAATGTAATATCAAAGTTTTGTGTCGCTTTCGCCCCCTGAATCAATCGGAGATTCTGCGTGGGGATCAATTTATCCCTACATTTCAAGGAGATGACAGTGTCAACGTTGGG GGGCGGTCCTATGTGTTCGACCGGGTTTTTCCCACCAACACCACTCAGGAGCAGGTCTACAATGCCTGTGCTAAGCAAATTGTCAAGG ATGTGCTGGGTGGATACAACGGCACTATTTTCGCATATGGACAGACTGCCTCTGGGAAGACTcacaccatggag GGAAAACTGCATGACCCCAATCAGATGGGCATCATCCCCAGGATTGCAGAGGACATCTTCAACCATATCTTTGGCATGGATGAGAACCTGGAGTTCCACATCAAG GTTTCATATTTTGAAGTCTATATGGACAAAATTCGTGATCTCCTGGATG TGACCAAGACTAACCTGGCTGTTCATGAGGATAAGAACAAGATCCCATATGTAAAG GGTTGCACTGAGCGCTTTGTGTCCAGCCCTGATGAGGTCATGGATGTCATTGACGAGGGGAAAAACAACCGCCATGTTGCCGTGACCA acatGAATGAGCACAGCTCTCGCAGTCACAGCATCTTCCTGATCAACATCAAGCAAGAGCATACGGAGACAGAGCAGAAGCTGTGTGGGAAACTCTATCTGGTGGACTTGGCTGGTAGTGAGAAG gtcagcAAAACCGGTGCTGCGGGCGCCGTCCTTGATGAGGCCAAAAACATCAATAAGTCCCTGTCCGCTCTGGGCAACGTGATATCTGCTCTGGCCGAAGGGACG AAAACTCACGTGCCATACCGTGACAGCAAGATGACCCGTATTCTGCAGGACTCTCTGGGGGGAAACTGTAGGACCACCATGTTCATCTGCTGCTCCCCCTCCAGCTACAACGATGCCGAAACCAAATCCACCCTGATGTTCGGACAACG TGCTAAGACCATCAGGAACACGGCGTCCGTCAACCTGGAGCTTACGGCCGATCAGTGGAAGAGGAAGTacgagaaggagaaggagaagaacaaGACCATGAAGGAGACCACCCAGAGGCTGGAGGCTGAGCTCAACCGCTGGAGGAACG GGGAGAACGTTCCTGAGATGGAGAGGACCACTGCTGACGTGGTGCGTCTGGAGTCGGTGGAGGAGCGGAGCCCCGTGTTGATCCTGGACAACGACACCTCCTCCATCGTGGTGCGTATCTCCGAGGAGGAGCGTCAGAAATACGAGGAGGAGATCCGCAAGCTCTACAAGCAGTTGGACGACAAG GATGATGAGATCAATCTGCAGTGTCAGTTGGTTGAGAAACTGAAGGAGCAGATGCTGGATCAGGATGAG ctgctgGCATCTTCTCGTGGGGATGGGGACAAGGTGCAGGCAGAGCTGGGTCGTCTGCAGGTGGAGAGCAGCTGTGCCAAGACAGAGGTGAAGGAGGTGCTGCAGGCCCTGGAGGAGCTGGCCATCAACTATGACCAGAAGAgccaggaggtggaggagaagggcctGCAGAACCAGCTGCTGGCCGACCAGTTGGCCCAGAAGATG GCCAGTCTGATGGAGCTGGAGGCGGAGCTATCCCACATGCAGGAAGTGAGTGGTCAGCAGAGGAAGCGCATCGCTGACGTCCTCAACGGCCTGATGAGGGACCTAAGTGAGTTCAGCACCATCGTGGGCAACGGGGAGATCAAGCTG ccGGTGGAGATCAGCGGGGCGATCGAGGAGGAGTTCACGGTGGCCCGTCTCTACATCAGTAAGATCAAGTCGGAGGTCAAGTCCATGGTGAAGCGCTGTCGCCAGCTGGAGAACCTGCAGCTGGAGTGTCATCGCAAAATGGAGGAGACAGGCCGCGAGCTCTCCTCCTGCCAGCTCCTCATCTCACAG CATGAAGCCAAGATCCGGTCTTTGACAGAGTACATGCAGAGTGTAGAGCTTAAGAAGAGGATGCTGGAGGAGAGCCACGACTCCCTCAGCGAGGAGCTGGCCAAGCTGCAGGACCAAG ATAACTCTCTGCTtgaagagaaggatggagagaagggTGAGACTGAGGAGGGTAACGTCAAG AAGGTTCCTCGGCAGCAGGGGGAGGAGTCTCACCGTGGTCTGCACCACATGCAGATGGCCCGTCTCCGGGATGAGATCAACGAGAAGCAGAGGATCATCGATGACCTCACTGA tcataACCAGAAGCTGCAGATTGAGTTGGCTCAGGTGCTTGCCGACTTTGACCGTCTGAAGAGCGTGGACAGCAGCAAGAGCGAGCGGCTGGAGGAGCTGTC ATTTCTACATGAGCGCCATGAGCAGACCAAGCAGGATCTCAAAGGGCTGGAGGAGACTGTC GCCCGGGAGCTCCAGACCCTCCACAACCTGCGCAAGCTGTTCGTTCAAGACCTCACGTCGCGGGTTAAAAAa AGTACCGAAATGGAACCTGATGATAGTGGGGGGTCTTGCACCCAGAAACAGAAGATTTCCTTTCTTGAGAATAACCTGGACCAGCTTACAAAGGTTCACAAACAG ATGATGGAGTGTTACGGACAG CTGGTTCGTGACAATGCAGATCTGCGCTGTGAGCTTCCAAAGTTGGAGAAACGTCTTCGGTCTACTGCTGAGAGAGTTAAGGCCCTGGAGACGGCACTGAGGGACGCCAAGGAGGGCGCCATGATCGACAGGCGTCGCTACCAGCAGGAAGTGGACCGCATCAAAGACGCCATGAGAACCAAGAACACTCTGAGACGCCCCCATGCAGCACAGATCG CCAAACCAGTGCGCCCGAAGCAGCTGCCAGTGTGCTCTCCTACCAACCCTTTCTACACACATGTCAGTGAGCCGGCCAACACCTACTGTAATGCCCTGTTCCAGAGTGCCATCACAGAACAGACCACCGTACCTAACTCTCAGCTCAGCTCCGTCCAGACAAACAT CAGAGTGTCCACAGGACTGTGCAACAGAGCAGTCAACCCCACAGACATGCTCGAGTCTTACCCACTCAACATAGACAGGGATAACG GAAACACCGTAGACATCAATGACAACAG GAGTGATGGACACTGTGGCAGTGAGGTGGAGGACCCAGGCAGACTGTACATCATTCAGCAGGAGACTGCTGCAAGTTAA